One Methanoculleus sp. 7T genomic window carries:
- a CDS encoding hemerythrin domain-containing protein, translating into MAQNVIEILKQEHEMVLSQFSELASKGVSDRERKYESLKENLMPHLIGEEQALYPRLKEEADMRDTILESIQEHSAVKTLLSQLDSASTSEEDVWVAKLKVIQENVKHHISEEENEIFPQMQQKMSSSDLSSLGSRYEEAKRSAMPVAAR; encoded by the coding sequence ATGGCGCAGAACGTTATCGAGATCCTGAAACAGGAGCATGAGATGGTGCTCTCGCAGTTCTCGGAACTCGCGAGCAAGGGCGTGAGCGACCGGGAGCGGAAGTATGAGTCCCTGAAGGAAAACCTTATGCCGCACCTCATCGGTGAGGAGCAGGCTCTGTATCCGAGGCTCAAAGAAGAGGCGGATATGCGGGACACGATCCTTGAGTCGATTCAAGAGCACAGTGCGGTCAAGACGCTGCTTAGCCAGCTCGACAGCGCGTCCACGTCTGAGGAGGACGTCTGGGTGGCGAAACTGAAGGTGATTCAGGAGAACGTGAAGCACCACATCAGCGAGGAGGAGAACGAGATCTTCCCGCAGATGCAGCAGAAGATGAGCAGCAGCGATCTTTCAAGCCTCGGCAGCCGGTATGAGGAGGCGAAGAGAAGCGCGATGCCGGTTGCGGCGCGTTAA
- a CDS encoding type IV pilin N-terminal domain-containing protein, with protein MTRRLQADDAVSPVIGVMLMLVVTLIIAAVVSAFAAGLADNQNEIPQASITATFSVSDGMEIYHSGGDALSLSKVQFVLRHSDMFGADMASRSASIINKTLMNGQPDGKGTPVMNMRGEYGILALTPGNALYITEANCNATLLQPEVAPASWDPSDRRYKSFYPLCFQNPNNIGKTFYLEATDLKGNLISRSEVVIKP; from the coding sequence ATGACCCGGCGCCTGCAAGCGGACGATGCGGTATCTCCCGTCATCGGTGTCATGCTGATGCTCGTCGTCACGCTCATCATAGCGGCGGTGGTCTCGGCCTTCGCAGCCGGTCTCGCAGACAACCAGAACGAGATCCCGCAGGCATCGATCACGGCCACGTTCAGCGTCTCAGACGGCATGGAGATCTACCACAGCGGCGGCGACGCACTCTCGCTCAGCAAGGTGCAGTTCGTCCTCCGTCACTCCGACATGTTCGGAGCCGATATGGCTTCCCGCAGTGCCTCAATCATCAATAAGACGCTCATGAACGGACAACCCGATGGCAAGGGAACACCTGTCATGAACATGCGCGGGGAGTACGGCATCCTTGCCCTTACACCCGGAAACGCGCTGTACATTACCGAGGCAAACTGCAACGCGACGCTCCTCCAACCGGAAGTCGCCCCTGCTAGTTGGGATCCTAGCGACCGTAGATACAAATCCTTCTATCCCCTCTGCTTCCAGAACCCAAACAACATCGGGAAGACCTTCTACCTTGAGGCCACGGACCTCAAAGGAAACCTGATCTCCCGCTCGGAGGTTGTGATCAAACCCTGA
- a CDS encoding type IV pilin N-terminal domain-containing protein has product MTSNCNNDAISPVVGIMLMLVVTIIIAAIVSGFAGGLTSGQSKAPQAKITATFSVSDGMTISHAGGEAIPLNDLVFTTRNGPGFGPNAEKVTTQLLNPTLITDMDGKAVFSTGSVGGKSSFNPGDTLFISPYNCTCPLLQPGVSEALIEGAEGTRCMLQKDYGATKIWWDWKNYPTAYLQDVQDEYESDCMALWWLCFRNPDNVGKVFILQAGDRAGNIISTCEVKITA; this is encoded by the coding sequence ATGACGAGCAACTGTAACAACGATGCCATATCCCCGGTCGTCGGTATCATGCTGATGCTGGTCGTGACCATCATCATCGCGGCGATCGTCTCCGGCTTTGCCGGGGGACTCACGAGTGGCCAGTCCAAGGCACCGCAGGCAAAGATCACGGCCACGTTCAGTGTATCCGACGGCATGACAATCAGTCACGCAGGGGGGGAGGCTATCCCTCTCAACGACCTTGTCTTCACCACCCGGAACGGGCCGGGTTTCGGGCCGAATGCGGAGAAAGTCACCACACAACTGTTGAATCCGACCCTTATCACTGATATGGATGGGAAGGCGGTGTTTTCAACCGGCAGCGTCGGCGGCAAATCCTCCTTCAATCCCGGGGACACCCTCTTCATCTCCCCATACAATTGTACTTGCCCTCTTCTCCAACCCGGGGTGTCCGAAGCGTTAATTGAGGGGGCGGAGGGTACCCGGTGTATGCTACAAAAGGATTACGGTGCCACTAAGATTTGGTGGGATTGGAAAAACTATCCAACAGCATACCTTCAGGACGTTCAGGACGAATATGAAAGTGACTGCATGGCCTTATGGTGGCTTTGTTTCCGGAACCCCGACAACGTCGGCAAGGTCTTCATCCTCCAGGCTGGCGACAGGGCCGGGAACATCATCTCGACATGTGAGGTGAAGATCACAGCGTAA
- a CDS encoding type IV pilin N-terminal domain-containing protein gives MRERDDAVSPVIGVMLMLVVTIIIAAVVSTFAGGLASNAEKAPAISMKVSIANTGSYVGSHFNAEVLSVSKPIPTKDLKLVTSWKTTDRTDGSTITGGMTSYAGERNDNMGVNYVWNAKKAPLVDGAPFGYGTGVFNQNSGIPDKPDQQFGNYTLSGSTTMNAVPAGLSGGRMAGDIVNVQPGDIDELGGYGVVTPFEYTDGSRNHGFTSKPGENENNDQIQAVLGKGWENLRMGDVVHVKLIHMPSGKAIYDEKVVVE, from the coding sequence ATGAGAGAAAGAGACGATGCAGTGTCACCCGTCATCGGCGTTATGCTGATGCTGGTGGTGACGATCATCATCGCAGCCGTCGTATCGACGTTCGCCGGGGGCCTAGCCTCGAACGCCGAGAAGGCGCCCGCGATCTCGATGAAGGTGAGCATCGCGAACACCGGGTCGTACGTGGGTAGCCACTTCAACGCCGAAGTACTCTCGGTGAGCAAGCCCATACCGACAAAGGACTTAAAACTCGTCACCAGCTGGAAGACGACGGATAGGACTGACGGCAGCACCATAACCGGCGGCATGACATCCTACGCAGGTGAACGAAACGACAACATGGGCGTCAATTACGTATGGAACGCAAAGAAGGCTCCGCTCGTGGACGGCGCACCGTTCGGCTACGGGACCGGAGTCTTTAACCAGAACTCCGGCATTCCGGATAAGCCCGACCAGCAATTCGGGAACTACACCCTTTCCGGCAGTACAACGATGAACGCCGTCCCGGCAGGGTTGAGCGGCGGCAGGATGGCCGGGGACATTGTGAATGTGCAGCCGGGGGATATAGACGAACTCGGTGGATATGGAGTTGTAACCCCGTTCGAATATACCGACGGCTCCCGTAATCACGGCTTCACATCCAAGCCCGGCGAAAACGAGAACAACGACCAGATCCAGGCCGTACTCGGCAAAGGCTGGGAGAACCTCCGCATGGGCGACGTCGTACACGTGAAGTTGATCCACATGCCCAGCGGGAAAGCTATCTACGATGAGAAGGTGGTGGTCGAATGA
- a CDS encoding carbohydrate-binding domain-containing protein, with protein sequence MIQNHRISSRTTTLRLFLGLLFCTILCAQVASAAEYTLNSTTGGKFSTGISYDGEEDLVLTIEEDSVIAAGGNAGIESAAPVTIRSPTNARLTIAVENGKDAFYGIKAPSVTVESGTVDITVTNGGNNRADSAAYGIYAGSGNVTILGGTITTHVATTCHKNKGIYATRYIEITGGRIAATAYGGSNTFGLDGGDVLAGDSNGGIVISGGYISVDSGGAATRNYGIDSKYGSVKISGNPVIFIHEDENGARGNFAYNEDVTTITGGNAVVFTSKGVGNYLLRENAVLTQDMVLLPGKIFEIPAGMALGLSGPHSLTLPAASGLLFGDGHGAFTYAGTTLAEGGSVVYAGEKSAAQASPAPVAGVLAGLGAVILLKGRR encoded by the coding sequence ATGATACAGAACCATCGCATTTCCAGCAGAACAACGACCCTCAGGCTCTTTTTGGGGCTTCTGTTCTGCACTATCTTATGTGCTCAGGTTGCGTCGGCTGCGGAGTACACATTAAACAGTACAACCGGTGGCAAATTCTCAACCGGCATATCCTACGACGGGGAAGAGGACCTAGTACTCACCATCGAAGAAGACTCTGTCATCGCCGCCGGCGGGAATGCCGGCATCGAATCAGCAGCCCCGGTCACCATCCGGAGCCCAACCAATGCCCGGCTCACCATTGCCGTCGAGAACGGTAAGGATGCCTTTTACGGCATCAAAGCGCCGTCCGTGACCGTCGAGAGCGGAACGGTCGACATAACCGTAACCAACGGCGGCAATAACAGAGCGGACAGTGCCGCATACGGCATCTATGCCGGATCGGGGAATGTAACCATCTTGGGCGGAACGATCACGACCCATGTTGCGACCACCTGCCACAAAAACAAGGGCATCTACGCCACACGGTATATCGAGATCACCGGCGGCCGCATCGCCGCCACCGCGTACGGCGGCAGCAACACCTTCGGTCTTGACGGCGGTGATGTTCTCGCCGGAGACAGCAACGGTGGAATCGTCATCTCCGGTGGGTACATCTCTGTGGATTCAGGTGGAGCCGCCACCAGAAACTACGGCATCGACTCCAAGTATGGATCCGTGAAGATCTCGGGAAATCCGGTCATTTTCATTCACGAAGATGAGAACGGCGCGAGAGGCAACTTCGCCTACAACGAAGACGTGACAACCATCACCGGCGGCAACGCGGTTGTATTCACCTCAAAAGGAGTAGGGAATTATCTTCTCCGGGAAAATGCAGTCCTCACGCAGGATATGGTTCTGTTGCCCGGAAAAATCTTTGAGATCCCTGCCGGCATGGCTCTTGGTCTCTCCGGTCCGCATTCTCTTACCCTGCCGGCGGCTTCGGGCCTTCTCTTCGGCGACGGCCATGGTGCCTTTACATATGCCGGAACCACTCTTGCCGAAGGCGGTAGTGTTGTCTATGCCGGAGAAAAGTCGGCCGCGCAGGCATCACCGGCTCCGGTTGCAGGAGTTCTTGCAGGTCTTGGCGCGGTGATTTTGCTGAAGGGAAGGAGATAA
- a CDS encoding class I SAM-dependent methyltransferase, with protein MSERFKGPKLRFDPEIKNKKASDFSKRIKEGEYEYGRKTAEIFSGFLARSSEVLEIGPGPGTVTVPLAKRVNKITAVDLSLRNIAHLEENLREESCSNVDVIHTNWIRTDDEALRDRYDLVFCSHFLWMIPDLEEHLKKMENASKKYCAIVQPAGRGNLVKEVYTQITGREYGGEFEPDGDYFAYVILREWGRLLNVTHFSFTNTMTVEEKVRSTASFIGRFIEVGEGVAERIRGLVLPHADENGTFVETNNVVVMWWEVA; from the coding sequence TTGAGCGAGAGGTTCAAAGGTCCGAAACTCCGTTTTGATCCCGAGATAAAAAATAAAAAAGCCTCCGACTTTTCAAAAAGGATTAAAGAAGGTGAATACGAGTACGGCAGGAAAACCGCGGAGATCTTCTCCGGCTTCCTTGCTCGGTCCTCGGAGGTGCTTGAGATCGGGCCGGGACCGGGGACGGTTACCGTCCCACTCGCAAAGAGGGTCAATAAGATCACCGCTGTCGACCTTTCGTTGCGGAACATCGCTCATCTCGAGGAGAACCTGCGTGAGGAGTCCTGCAGCAACGTCGACGTGATCCATACAAACTGGATACGTACCGATGACGAGGCGCTTCGGGACCGGTATGACCTGGTCTTCTGTTCGCACTTCCTCTGGATGATCCCGGACCTTGAAGAACACCTGAAAAAGATGGAGAACGCCTCCAAGAAATACTGTGCAATCGTGCAGCCCGCCGGGAGAGGGAACCTCGTCAAAGAAGTCTACACCCAGATTACCGGCAGGGAATACGGCGGCGAGTTCGAACCCGACGGCGACTATTTTGCCTACGTCATCCTCAGGGAGTGGGGCAGACTGCTCAACGTCACGCATTTCTCGTTCACCAATACAATGACCGTTGAAGAGAAAGTCCGTTCGACGGCATCGTTTATCGGCCGATTCATTGAGGTCGGCGAGGGCGTGGCGGAGCGCATCCGAGGGTTGGTTCTCCCGCATGCCGATGAAAACGGCACGTTCGTCGAGACGAACAACGTGGTGGTGATGTGGTGGGAGGTGGCGTAA
- a CDS encoding hemerythrin domain-containing protein, whose product MAQILELIKEDHDFIKSLLDELASNPDTRDVRCITLRRELPGHMYAEEATLYARLRSVVPEEIRQSLREHAEIHRMLARFEAIPQRDEAWMPALAALTEQVEAHFAAEEGEVFARAERHLDPGDLFELSEGFEQEKRKAAQFAVM is encoded by the coding sequence ATGGCACAGATTCTTGAACTCATTAAGGAGGACCACGACTTTATCAAGAGCCTTCTGGACGAACTTGCAAGCAATCCCGATACGCGGGACGTCCGGTGCATTACGCTCCGCCGGGAACTGCCCGGCCATATGTACGCAGAGGAGGCCACGCTCTACGCACGGCTCCGGAGCGTGGTCCCCGAGGAGATCAGGCAGTCGCTTCGGGAGCATGCCGAGATCCACCGTATGCTTGCCCGGTTCGAGGCGATCCCGCAGAGGGATGAGGCATGGATGCCGGCGCTCGCAGCCCTGACGGAACAGGTCGAGGCACACTTCGCTGCGGAGGAGGGGGAGGTTTTCGCCCGGGCCGAGCGCCACCTCGACCCGGGCGACTTGTTCGAACTCAGTGAGGGATTTGAGCAGGAGAAACGGAAAGCGGCACAGTTTGCGGTGATGTAA
- a CDS encoding APC family permease — MPEEESDAPRTDTSLSRDLGLAAVTLSGVGIILGAGIYALLGEAAGMAGNAVWLTFAIAAVIAAFSALSYAELSSMYPRASAEYEYVSNAFGRRLAFVVGWLIIFSGIFGAATVALGFAGYFSDLVGFPVLPSAVLIILLLAGILLSGIKETARVAIALTLVEAGGIVMVILIGLPYIGQVDYLDMPQGIPGLLQASALVFFAYMGFEEMVKLSEETRNPERTIPLALMIALAVSILLYVLVSLAAVSVVGWEQLAASKAPFADVASVALGPAAFTVISVIALFATANTALLMMMASSRIAYGMAFSHSLPPFLARVHPRTRTPWTAIVAVALASMAFLFAGRIDFVASVTNFTLFVTFIVINASVILLRYRAPDAARPFRIPGAVGALPVIPVVGMVSSFFLLVQLDSLVLLVGGILAAVGAVLALVGEWRPHEAA; from the coding sequence ATGCCGGAAGAGGAATCCGACGCCCCGCGCACCGATACGAGCCTCAGCCGCGACCTCGGCCTCGCCGCAGTCACCCTCTCGGGCGTGGGGATCATCCTCGGCGCCGGAATCTACGCCCTGCTCGGGGAAGCGGCAGGCATGGCCGGCAACGCCGTCTGGCTGACGTTTGCCATCGCCGCCGTCATCGCCGCGTTCAGCGCCCTGAGTTATGCCGAACTCTCGTCGATGTATCCGCGTGCGAGCGCCGAGTACGAATACGTCTCAAACGCGTTCGGGAGGAGGCTTGCGTTCGTTGTTGGGTGGCTGATCATCTTCTCCGGCATCTTCGGCGCCGCAACCGTCGCGCTCGGGTTCGCCGGTTACTTCTCAGATCTTGTCGGCTTCCCGGTCCTCCCCTCCGCGGTCCTGATCATCCTCCTCCTTGCCGGGATCCTCCTCTCCGGCATCAAGGAAACCGCCCGGGTCGCCATCGCCCTGACGCTCGTCGAGGCCGGGGGTATCGTCATGGTCATCCTGATCGGCCTCCCCTACATCGGGCAGGTGGACTACCTCGATATGCCGCAGGGAATCCCGGGCCTCCTGCAGGCGTCCGCCCTTGTCTTCTTTGCTTACATGGGGTTTGAAGAGATGGTCAAACTCTCCGAGGAGACCCGGAACCCGGAGCGGACCATCCCGCTCGCCCTCATGATCGCGCTTGCCGTCTCCATCCTCCTCTACGTCTTGGTATCTCTCGCCGCAGTCTCGGTCGTCGGCTGGGAGCAACTCGCCGCCTCGAAGGCCCCCTTCGCCGATGTCGCGTCCGTCGCCCTCGGTCCCGCAGCCTTCACCGTCATCTCGGTCATCGCCCTCTTCGCCACCGCCAACACCGCCCTCCTGATGATGATGGCATCGTCCCGGATCGCCTACGGCATGGCGTTCTCTCACTCGCTCCCGCCGTTCCTTGCCAGGGTGCATCCCCGAACCCGGACACCCTGGACGGCCATCGTCGCGGTCGCACTCGCCTCGATGGCGTTCCTCTTTGCAGGCAGGATCGACTTCGTCGCGAGCGTCACCAACTTCACGCTCTTTGTGACGTTCATCGTCATCAACGCATCTGTGATCCTGCTCCGCTACCGTGCGCCCGACGCAGCGCGGCCCTTCCGAATCCCGGGCGCCGTCGGAGCCCTGCCGGTCATCCCGGTCGTCGGCATGGTCTCAAGTTTCTTTCTCCTCGTCCAACTCGACTCCTTGGTGCTGCTGGTCGGGGGCATCTTGGCCGCCGTCGGCGCCGTGCTCGCCTTGGTCGGGGAATGGCGGCCTCACGAGGCGGCGTGA
- a CDS encoding cytochrome c biogenesis protein CcdA, which yields MIVFRQKTPGILYSSKSFKQWFRMVQILRIKYGIFCVFLLLLFIPAVQAYPGDADTSQEYNSNISHQEFVQLKIATANTTVNVFHSKYCNTCHKALPLIENISQKYPDVRVYYYDVYNSSENLTLFFEFGIRYNMHYASYPVLFAGESVVLEGLGPITRNTEEVFQSLDAGLIPDREYEKKWMPESGRDDDSGLSNPDSGMRVFLVAVAGLIDGINPCAFAVLVFLLLSLMASDSRKSMLLLGLSYTFAVFLFYTLAGLGIMGFIGFAGLSYYFSLFAGVVAITAGLISVLNAFSDRFPISLSIPEFSKGCIAGFIKKASIPAAFLLGIIVGVFELPCTGGIYLAIISLLSSEMTFYEGIPYLILYNAFFVLPLLLITAAVYFGLSPAVVNEFRKSHKMDLKLILGVVLILIGAFVIGWQI from the coding sequence GTGATAGTTTTTAGGCAGAAAACTCCTGGAATCCTCTATAGTAGCAAGTCGTTCAAGCAGTGGTTCAGAATGGTCCAAATACTGAGAATAAAATACGGTATCTTCTGCGTTTTCCTTTTGCTTCTGTTTATCCCAGCAGTTCAGGCTTATCCCGGAGACGCGGATACTTCGCAGGAGTATAACTCGAACATCTCGCATCAAGAGTTCGTACAACTGAAGATCGCAACCGCAAACACTACGGTGAACGTGTTTCACAGCAAGTACTGCAATACGTGCCACAAAGCATTGCCGTTGATTGAGAATATCTCCCAAAAATACCCGGACGTTCGGGTATACTACTACGATGTGTACAACTCATCGGAGAACCTGACCCTTTTCTTTGAATTCGGGATTCGCTATAACATGCATTACGCTTCGTACCCGGTCCTCTTTGCCGGCGAAAGCGTTGTTCTTGAGGGATTGGGCCCGATAACTCGGAACACGGAAGAAGTCTTCCAATCACTGGATGCAGGGCTCATTCCCGATAGAGAATACGAGAAAAAATGGATGCCGGAATCCGGCCGTGATGATGACTCCGGGCTGTCAAATCCCGATTCAGGGATGAGGGTATTCCTTGTCGCGGTTGCGGGGCTTATCGACGGTATTAACCCTTGCGCATTTGCGGTGTTAGTCTTCCTTTTGTTATCGCTCATGGCATCGGATTCCAGAAAGAGCATGCTTCTATTGGGATTATCGTATACGTTTGCCGTTTTCCTCTTCTATACGCTGGCAGGGCTTGGAATAATGGGTTTCATCGGGTTTGCCGGATTATCCTACTATTTCTCACTATTTGCCGGAGTAGTGGCTATTACTGCCGGCTTGATAAGCGTTCTGAATGCGTTTTCAGATAGATTCCCGATTTCGCTCTCTATCCCCGAGTTTTCAAAAGGATGCATAGCCGGCTTTATAAAAAAAGCGTCCATCCCTGCGGCTTTCCTGCTGGGTATTATTGTAGGAGTTTTTGAACTCCCGTGCACCGGGGGAATATATCTTGCGATAATCAGTCTTTTATCGTCCGAGATGACATTTTATGAGGGCATTCCTTATCTTATACTGTATAATGCATTCTTCGTTCTGCCGCTCCTGCTCATCACGGCGGCCGTTTATTTTGGACTCTCACCTGCTGTAGTAAACGAATTCAGGAAGAGCCACAAAATGGACCTAAAACTGATTCTCGGCGTGGTTCTTATACTCATTGGGGCGTTCGTCATAGGATGGCAGATCTAG
- a CDS encoding type IV pilin N-terminal domain-containing protein translates to MLVVTIIIAAVVSGFAGGLIGEGSQKAPSLTMDVAIANSGSYRGSEFSATVLGVSEPIPTKDLKILTSWETTVKTNTFIKKAEVSGRPETEEPGCGCILNPDDHPIGTVYRGGTEILPGITNSYTRKTAQSVAPYGLGPGVGNLTESDMVGYFGTEGPMVPVNNWHFYTVTHFGNYSLEQGTVMVAEAAGRCPHYPRVGGMPSTYSEGGYGPLTRERIAGKWQYTPNQYHYKSDTMVYTVYTGDKTTPAEIVKEYDPTLPLWEQNRPNVDGMQAVLGCGWENLRGGTL, encoded by the coding sequence ATGCTTGTTGTGACCATCATCATCGCGGCGGTTGTGAGCGGGTTTGCCGGGGGGCTTATTGGTGAGGGTAGCCAGAAAGCCCCTTCGCTCACTATGGACGTGGCAATTGCCAACTCGGGCAGTTACCGTGGGAGCGAGTTTTCTGCAACCGTTCTTGGGGTGAGCGAACCGATCCCGACAAAAGACCTCAAGATTCTCACGTCATGGGAAACGACTGTGAAAACGAACACCTTTATCAAAAAAGCGGAGGTTTCCGGTAGACCAGAGACCGAGGAGCCTGGCTGCGGTTGCATCCTTAACCCTGATGACCATCCAATTGGAACCGTCTATCGTGGCGGCACTGAGATTCTTCCAGGCATTACAAATTCATACACCCGTAAAACCGCTCAGAGCGTCGCACCATACGGATTGGGACCCGGAGTGGGAAATTTGACCGAAAGTGATATGGTGGGGTACTTCGGGACTGAGGGTCCAATGGTTCCTGTGAATAACTGGCATTTTTACACTGTAACTCATTTCGGCAACTACAGCCTGGAACAGGGTACTGTCATGGTGGCTGAAGCGGCAGGTCGATGCCCCCACTATCCTAGAGTGGGAGGTATGCCAAGTACCTATAGCGAGGGGGGCTATGGTCCTCTGACAAGGGAGAGAATCGCTGGCAAGTGGCAGTATACTCCTAATCAGTATCACTACAAATCCGACACCATGGTCTATACGGTATATACGGGCGATAAGACAACACCTGCGGAAATTGTTAAGGAGTATGACCCTACTCTCCCTCTCTGGGAACAAAATCGGCCGAATGTCGACGGCATGCAGGCCGTGCTCGGCTGCGGGTGGGAGAACCTGCGGGGGGGGACGTTGTGA
- a CDS encoding hemerythrin domain-containing protein, whose translation MGQNILDLLRREHAKVLSQLDELQRRGISDRAEKFNQMKNNLLPHMAGEERVFYPRLDERGLHDLVAASREEHAAVRALVGRLNGLSPADEEGWVRVMPDLREAMRSHVDREEKVVFPAARQEMDDALLLHVGDRFEEAKGKAHLRPLR comes from the coding sequence ATGGGGCAGAACATTCTGGACCTCTTACGGCGAGAACATGCGAAGGTGCTCTCCCAGCTCGACGAGTTGCAGCGGAGAGGCATCAGCGACCGGGCGGAGAAGTTCAACCAGATGAAGAACAACCTCCTGCCGCACATGGCCGGTGAGGAACGGGTCTTCTATCCGAGGCTCGATGAGCGGGGGTTGCACGACCTTGTAGCGGCGTCCCGTGAGGAGCATGCGGCCGTCCGCGCGCTCGTCGGCAGGTTAAACGGCCTCTCTCCGGCCGACGAAGAGGGGTGGGTTCGCGTGATGCCTGATCTCCGTGAGGCGATGAGGAGCCACGTCGACCGAGAGGAGAAGGTCGTCTTCCCGGCGGCCAGACAGGAGATGGACGACGCTCTCCTCCTGCACGTCGGCGACCGTTTCGAAGAGGCGAAAGGGAAGGCACACCTGCGGCCGCTCAGGTGA
- a CDS encoding phosphate ABC transporter substrate-binding protein: MPDLLSLRHGGALLATLLVAAVLCAGCTTGIENRTSSSAETLSVTGSTTVLPIAQLTAEAFMAENPSVDIRIGGGGSSVGIQAVGEGTADIGMASRDLKDTEKEAYPGLVGHAVALDGIAVIVNPENSVGSLTMDELRGIYNGTYTNWNEVGGPDMEIVVTGRDSASGTREFFYDVVMKKEDFVETQLEKNSNGAVKQTVAQTPGAVGYVGLGYIDESVKALSIDAGNGPVEPTVRNTEDGAYPIARELLMFTRGEPTGLAAEYLSFISGPEGRQIVRDEGFVPLGGNRTAP, encoded by the coding sequence ATGCCAGACCTGCTTTCTCTCCGACACGGCGGGGCGCTTCTTGCGACCCTCCTCGTTGCCGCCGTCCTCTGTGCCGGATGTACAACCGGCATTGAAAACAGGACGTCCTCTTCCGCCGAAACCCTCTCGGTCACAGGTTCGACGACCGTCCTCCCCATCGCCCAACTGACCGCCGAGGCCTTCATGGCCGAAAATCCGAGCGTTGATATCCGGATCGGCGGCGGCGGGTCCAGCGTCGGCATCCAAGCCGTCGGCGAGGGGACCGCAGATATCGGCATGGCTTCCCGCGACCTGAAAGATACCGAGAAGGAAGCCTACCCCGGTCTTGTGGGGCACGCGGTTGCCCTCGACGGCATCGCGGTCATCGTCAACCCGGAAAACAGCGTCGGGAGCCTCACAATGGACGAACTACGGGGCATCTACAACGGCACCTACACCAACTGGAACGAAGTCGGCGGTCCCGACATGGAGATCGTCGTCACCGGCCGGGACAGCGCTTCCGGGACACGCGAGTTCTTCTATGATGTCGTGATGAAGAAGGAAGACTTCGTCGAGACTCAACTCGAGAAGAACTCAAACGGTGCGGTGAAGCAGACGGTCGCCCAGACCCCCGGCGCCGTCGGTTACGTCGGGCTCGGCTACATCGACGAGTCGGTGAAGGCTCTCTCCATCGATGCCGGCAACGGTCCGGTTGAACCCACCGTTCGGAACACCGAGGACGGCGCCTACCCGATTGCCCGCGAACTCCTGATGTTCACCCGGGGCGAACCTACCGGGCTCGCGGCGGAGTACCTCTCCTTCATCTCCGGCCCCGAAGGGCGGCAGATCGTCAGAGACGAGGGGTTCGTGCCCCTCGGCGGCAACCGGACGGCCCCTTAA